The Setaria viridis chromosome 2, Setaria_viridis_v4.0, whole genome shotgun sequence DNA window AATGCTGCAGCGCTCACACGCCCCTACggcctctcttcttctccatcctcctcctcctcacctcgtCCATGGAGGTAGCACACTCAGATGCCAGTAAGATTTTCCTTTCATCCACTGTTCTTGTGACATCATATTGCTTGGAAGCTTGATTCTTACCCAACTACCTTTTGCCATTGCAGGGAGGGTGCCGATGAGGCTACTAGAGATTGGCGCCAGCAAGGTAATCCCATCGACAAGCTGACGACATTGATTTCACATTACTTGATCATCTATGCCCGTGTCGCTTGCAAGAGTTTGCTGATTTTGGTTATGCATCCATGTCAGGGGCAAGAAGCCGCAGGGATGAGAGGCGAGATGACGAAAGGGAGGAGGGCTCTGATCGGATCGAGGCCGCCGAGGTGCGAGAGGGTGTGCATGTCCTGCGGCCACTGTGAGGCGGTGCAGGTGCCCATCGTGCCGCAggatcaccatcatcttcagaagaaggccgccgccaccaccaacgCCGCCATCAGCGCCGCCATGTTCACCTACAGGGTGGACGGCATCACCAACTACAAGCCGCTCAGCTGGAAATGCAGGTGTGGAGGCACCATCCTGGAtccatgaagatgatgaagaacaaCACATCCCAAAGCATGATGCACACTACTCGCCGTTGCTGTgcagaaaaatgtaaaaaacCACTTCTTTCTTCCCTCAtgttcatcctcctcttctcttctggTTTCCTTTGGTTCATTCCCCAACAGCAATTGCTCCCTTAAATTTTGTTCCAGTGAGGTTGATGATGTGGGGAAGATTCAGATTATTTGGAGCtgcaaatcaaatcaaatcaatcaAATGAAATTTGTTGTATAGTTAATTGAGCACTTAATTAAGGTAAGCTTGCAGCAGGTTTTGTCAGTTTGGCATTGAATGCGCTCGATTTGGTCCTGAatcggaggtggaggcgattAATCTTGTTGAGCGCATTGAAGTCACTGGTCTGCAGTCGTCTACACTGTGCGTGGGGACAGGGGCAAACAAACACCTGCTCTCTGCTCTTTTGCCTGTGCGAGGTAGCTCAGAGAAATCATGCGTCCATCTTTGGTAGCTGGTATGCGCCAGATTGTTAGGTGGCTGCCATTGCTACAGAGCAACCGCGTACAGCCTATTTCTGTTCAAGCAGTGTTAAAATCAAATATCCCTGATGGTAGTATTGTTATTGAAAGTTTTATAAGATAACAACACAAGCAATCTTTCGGCCTCTGCATTGTTGTCAGATGCACATAGCCATCCATGATCTTCAAATAAGTGATGTTTTCGAATACTTGTATTCAGCATATTTTTGTTTGACCATCAGTATCTCTCTGGATATTTCAAGCTAAACTTTTGAAAATGGTATATGGCTAGAAGATGCATCTTCAGCTTTGTTTTATTTTGAAGCAGTTGATAACTGAAAACCTGTTGTAATAAAAACAGTGTTGTGTACTCCTGTATAGGCcaaatacattttttttctttcctaaaAATAAGATATGTCTTCAATAGCAGTACCAAAATATTAGGCATTTGCTTTACATTGAATTTTTAATGATATTGATCTATGATCAAAATAGTGTCTTCGTGGCTGCATGTCTGAAATGACAATTATTTTGAAGACTGAAGGGAGTTTGGTAatctattactaattggaggctccttttgaagcctccaagTGAAGCCAcataggattcctaggtgggcactctagaaaaagagagaaattctagaaattctcacaaaaaagcaaaacatccgaccatcaatcgatagattcaaattatcatagccattggatctattatgttttaaaaaaaattacctacctatgccattatgaaaatagcctaacataaccccctaaatttatatataaattacctagccattatataaaataaactaaagtaaccccctaatattcatcaaaattacccacttatgccattataaacaatatttaaaataaccccctaatttgcaactgaattgccctACCacacttaaagtaaccccttaaatttgcacctatattacccacacatgccattattaaaaataacatgaggtaactctacatttgaatcaaataaccttaattaaaatatatagcaatatatgattctaaatcgtctatatcttgcactattagaatacaatataataattaaggtccaTACGCATGaggtgtgtcaccatttataaggatataaaatgatgagaatataaatttctatgctaaaattatatctcaaacttaaggttcattaaacaaattcaagcgcatacttgcgatgcaaagtgaaaagttaaagattataaatgtggatgaaaatattatagagtaattactaactaaaatctatcacaattggatgaagatattaaatatatatctacataagcattgtgttcgaatatttaacaaatgagagctAGTTTATGGTAAATGTTTTTAagctcttatttttttccattagAGGCTCTGCAtcagttcccacgagacaagctagaaaaaagagacaaattctcataaaaattaaaaacatcaaacaccaatcctgtagactctaataatcatagacattgatctattatattttctaaaaagttatccGCCACTattattgtgaaaatattcaaaaatgagctcaaaacctatatttcaattaccgagctcatctatcataaaaaataaagtaaccccataaccttcaatttactaatacacatcattataaaacataacttaaaatgtcattctaaaatttatctatgttatccacgtatgtcgttgttaaaaataacctaaagtaaacacctaaatcttaatctaattatcttcatgtgcatcatacagaaatgtcaaaaagtaaattaatatatgattataaattacctatttatgtcattgttaatataaaaatactaatttaaagtatatacacatgatgagtgccaccatttagaccatttatacatgtatgtgaggaatcgatgaaaaatattgatttgtatgctaaacataatgtatgcagGATTGGAGGTGtaatacaaaatggaaaaaaatatgaatatggatgaaaaagtgcattgagtaattattaattaaaaatcaatcacaactggacaaagataggtacatatctatataagtattatgttgaagtattgaaaaataagagagtagtagataaacaattttgattattatctaggagtttgatttctaaataatttttaaatacaatagcttctaaaaatattagcccgtgtgagagcacgggttgatggactagttattTGAATTGAAATGTGGTAACAGTAACACTAAGTGAGACTGGAGTAGATTGCCGGCCAATGCCATGGGCCCAGCACGGGTTGAGGTGTGGGCGTGTGCACGGAGAAGCACATGTGCTTGGAGCCTGAATTGCTGATGGATTCCACACCGACACGGTGAGAGAACGCTCGCGTTAGCACTACTGAAagtttctccttttctttttagctGAAAAGTAGATACCCAGAAAGAGAGAAAAGGATCGTGGTATACATGATTGGAGCTTTCTGCTGGGCGATGGACGGTGACGAGGCGGCCGGCCGGACCACTGGAAAAGGCTTGACCGGCGCCATGGACGGTAGCTCGGCCGGCAGATGCTGTTGGTCTGTGCCTGTCTCCATGCATGTGAGCATCATCAGCTAGCTAAGCTAGCATCTGgatggtgtgtgtgtggtgtgCTCTCACTCTCATGCCCCAGCTGGACGTACTCGTCCTCCCTGGCCATGGCTGCGGAGTTACTGTGCTCCCTGTCCCTGGCCATGCCTATGGCGCCGGCTGGACCGGCCCGGCCGATGGATGGATCCCGCCGGCGCCAACTGCAAGCAGGCGCGTCGCGTGCGACCACATCTGTAGGGCCGTGTCCTGATCATTGAAGGTTCGAAACAATTATTGTTACTTCCAAAACGATGCAGGACCAAAGCTTGATGCTCATtactggagctggagctggaagaCGGTGAGTGGTGGGCTCCGGCGAGTGGAGTGacgatggccggcggcgtgcaGCGCGGATGGGACTTGGAGGATTCGCCATTCATGGCACATAATCCACACGTGACACAGTGACAACCTCACAGGTTGATTTTTTTGGGCATAATATACTACCAGAGCAAAAAACATGCGACTGTCCTCTGTTTTCtgttcttcttctcatcggccCATGACAGCCCACTATCAATCACCCTGCAAGGAGCTAGAGGCTCACCAATGTACTCTGTGGGCCTAGTAATGAACTCAGTTGGGTCATTGTTCTATTTAACTCTCttattattttatctttttctgTCTTTATTATTATCATTCTTCCGCTGCCTTCATCTAGAGGCACTTTAATTTTCATCTTATATTCATCTTCATCATTTTCGTATGCACATTTCAGTTTCTAATCCAGCCTGAACTAGTCCGATGTGCTTCTCTTCTTCATCTAAACATAAAGAGCTGGGCATGAACAGGCCATACAAAAAGATTTATGTACAAATCAATTTGTAGTTCTCCTACAAATCTTTTTTTGCGTAGTGCCTAGAACAAGTTACACACACAAACACAACTACTGAGAATCCAAACACAAGGACATATACTACATCAAGAAGACCAATCGTGAAGCATTCTTGCTAACTTTGCTCACTAGCAGCCACAGATTATTATTATACAAAACCAGCTGTAGCAGCTCCGCCGGTTTCACCTGGCCTACTAACGATCCCAGCGTGAAACAGCAATGCCCAGAGGAGAGTAATCAACTCTCCACCACGGGCGATGGCCTTCTTATGCCCTTTCAGATTGTCCGATGGCGCCACGTATAGAATCATCTCTGCCCAAAAACCGGCCAGGATTGCCCATGCCGTTTCCTCCCCCTCAGCCAACTCCGCAAACTGCTTTCCGAGCCACACGCCATTCTTCAACACCAAATGGTTTGAACCTTCACTTAGCAATTTCACCAGATCCTGGTACTCAGCTTCGGGTGTCAGTGGCCGCCCTGCCATCGAGCGGCCGGCGATGACACGCACGGCATCCCTCTTGACATCCTCATACAGGCCCTTGCTCCATGCAACCTCGTCAGGAAGAAGATCCGGGGACCAGGTCATAAGGTACGCGCAGTACCGTGACAGGTGAGTGGCAGCAATCTTGTGTTGATTTGAAACCGGCGAAGAATAAGGGTGCCTCACCTCAAGGATGGATGTGGCGATGTGCCATGTAAGTATGATATCAGATGTACCCTTGCTGTTGCAGGCCCAAAGGAAGCTTTTGCCAACTTGGCTCCGGAGCAGAGATGTCTTGCCATTGCCTAGATGGAACCCATTGCTTCTGGCAGCGCTTTGTAGCACATCCATAATGCAAACCTTCACTGCTGCTGGCAACTTGACCTTTCTCTTCTCATCTGGCAAATGGAAGAGACGTCTAATGAGACCAAGCAGGGTTGTCCTTGAAGTTGGGGGAAGCACCAGTACTGAGCACATGCCTATTTTTTCATCCCAATGATTTATTATCTTCCATCTGCACTGCATCAGAAGGCTAACAATCCATTTCTGCATTCCCAATGGATGTTGCAAAGTGGCAGATTTTACACACTCGCATATGAGGGCTACTTTGGTCCAGTTGGAGCAGATGTAGGAAGACACCTCCCTCACCTCAGCGATTAGAACCAAAACAAGAAGGACAAATTCCGGTACCACATCAAAGTACAAGCTCCCAAATCTTTTATGCCGCCATTCGCTTACCGCCTGTAGTTTGTTGCACCAGAACTCACAATAGATTTGACTGCGGCCTTGCTTGTGCACCTGAGCTCCAAAGACAACAATGAAGTAACCTGCCACGATGCAGTAACCTATGCTCAAGAGTGAGATAAGGATGCTCAAGACAGGTAGCCAACACTTTGCGTAGGATACTGCGAGTGATGAATAGTAGTAATCATTAAGGAAGGAAAGCTCATCTGCAACAATCCTGAACACCCTGTCATGTTCACCATCCTTCAACAGCAAGTTCCAGTAAAATTTGAGCCCCCTAGAGCCAACATTAGTGAGATCATACCTCGCAAATCGACACCTCAGCAGCTTGAACAATGCAAAAGACAGGCATAAGTCTTTTGGTCTTGGCGTTGAAGTCGGAAGCATCTTGTCCAACTGCCAAACTGTGTCAAGGGTCACCAAGCCAATGCTGTCAATAGGCGGTGCCCATGAGTCGCTGAACACATGCCCCCAAGGTTGCTTCTCCACTTTCCTACTATCTTCTCCCATAAccaagagaggaggaggaactGAATCCTCACCTGCCACTGGTCCACCATACTGGCTTCTTTCTTGTTGTTGTAGCTGTTGCATGTACCCAAAAACAAGACTAGGATTGCGTCCAAGTGCAAAGGATTTCCGGGCCTTTTCGAAAGAATAGCATTTGAGCCAAATTTTGGCACATAAAAGAGCAAAGGGCGTGAACATAATCTTTGAACAGATGAGTGTGAGCGGTCCATGATTGTCATTAGGTGAAAACCGGAAGAGTCCATGAAAAAACCGATTTTTTGTGATGCTGACACTGAGGTAAAAGATCCAGATCCCCCTGAGAAGTAGCTCTGGAGGAGGCCGAAGTTTACTACCTTCTCTACTATCAATGGCGACCACAGAGGTCGTATTGATCGCCGCGATCTGAACAAGGAATGCCCATGTTATGATCATGCAGGGGTGGAATACCGAATCGCACAACGCCGACAAAGTCGTGGTGCTGTCCTTATGTAAATGGACATAATCATTGGAGTTGTCGCCGAGGGTGGAAACGACATAGGAGATGATGGGCAAGAACAGTGTGTTGGCTCCGAGGAAGATGAACCGGGTGAAACGGTGGTGGCGGTAGCGCCGGCCGTAGCCGCCTATCCCAACCATGACTCCGGTTATGGCAGCGCTCACGAGCAGCAGCGTGTTCCCCAACCATATCTGCCGTCCCATGGCGTCGTAGAAGGCTGCCACGGCAACGCTGGGGCAGCGCGTCTGCTCCTGCAATGCAGCATTGGAGCAGATCCTGGTAGGACTTGGTGGATCCATGCATGGCCTAGTTGTTTGCCAAATTACAAACTCGTTACAAGTAGTAGCAATTAAGTAAAAACTGATGAAAATTGGAATCTGGCTGGTGCAGCAAATTAATGAATCAACATTTAACATCAAATTCGATCGGTTGCGTACATATGAATTCGATTTAGATAGATAAAGTAAATTAATAGCCAAGGGAGTTACCGTAATGTGGTTGATTGAGCTGTGCATGGAATGGCCTCACCAATGTATAGCTCAAAGTCTTGTGCAGATCAGAGGCCATATGCACAAGTAATCATGCACCAATCTGCAGCGCATTGCAATTGCCCTTTGCCCACACGCATACCAGCTCAGGTTGGAGATGCGTGGGCTTCTTTATTCCTTGTCTGCACTTTGCCTGTGTATCTGTACAAAGAATCTAGCAGTCTTCTTTTCTTGATAATGTCGCGGTCTACTTTGACTGTTCGTACCAAGTAAGTACATGCTCTGTATCCTTCTTAATTATGTGTAGAAGATGATTGTCACGCCGGTTAATTTTATTCCAGTGTAGGCGCGGATGGCACATTACCACGGCCATCGATGCCATGCTCCTGTGCGTCGAGAAGGAGCATAGCGGCGCGGCGACACATGGCTGATCTGGTGAGGGCGATTTTTGCAGTTGGTTTCTGATACTTTTCCTACCGAAACTACCGAGAACGAATTCCTCGGTCTTGATACTTTTCCGGAACGGATCAGTTCCTAGTTTCAGATAATCAGAATTTTGAAGACCTGAGGAACCGAATGGTTCCATTTTGTCTCACAGGATGCCCTGCCGTAGCAACGGCAACAACTAAGAACCGTGGAAGATAAGTTTTTATCTTAGACAGATTCATACCTCTAATGCTATCTTATTATTATTAGCTTAAACTTCTTTTGTAGTAGCTATATTAATCATCATGAGATGtgttagaagaaaaaaagataaatcctaaaAGTTGTTTAAAAAATCAGAACATCTAGATACTAATTCGGGAGACTCCAATGATCATTAAGAATAATAACCATTTGATGTGTTATGTTTTTCTAAAAAGATAATTACCCACCTTACCCTTATTAAAAAATCTAAAATAACACactctatctatatctaaattactcactCTCTATCGTTATGAGAAATAACATAAAATAACTCTCTAAGtttcatctaaattaccaaccaatgctattataaaacataatctaaagtaatGTCTCTAAATCTGTGTCTAAATTACCTGCAtctttattataaaaatatcaTGAAGCTAATTTACCTATTTTTGTCATTATTATTATAAACATATGGCTAATTTATGTCACTACGTAAACCATGTGTGTAGAAAGCGATGAGAAAACTTTCGATTGCTTTAGGCCTCCTGGATTTATGCTTTGGAAGCTTGCGACTGCTTTAGATCTTTGAAGGACCATGACCATTAATATAACTCTGGTCCTGATTTATGCATCCACGCTTGATTTACCATAACGATCGATAAGCATCACCTAGCTAGTGACGTTGGGCCGGCCAAAAGTTCTCCGTGCGGTACGtgctcccttttctttttctttatcaGTTCGGTGGTGGCTTTTGGCGCTGGTTAGTGTGCCAAAACTATCAATGGAAAATGTCCATACTTGTCGCAAAACATTGCAAGGGGAAGGCCACTATCCCAGGAAAAAGTCGAAGTAAACATCCAGCAGCGCTGGACCAAACTTTCCTTATTGTAGACGTCAAGCACCTCATCAAAGTACTCACCGTGCGTGAGGAGGCTTGCTTGTGATGCAGTACAGTTCCGACTTCACGGCAGAATAGCGCaacagctcaaacaaacagcaaaCTTACCATGCAGCTTCCGAAAAGCCAGAAgctcagaaaagctgagtttatatgggaAGCTGAAAAGCTTTTCATAGTTTTTTAAATCCAGAAAGTTAAACACATCTACTAAAAGTTAGTATTAGCTTTTCAGAACCAAAAAGCCAGCAgcagcttttcaaaaaaaaactcaaaaactGCAGGTCAAACAAACAAGCCCTGGATAGGCTTGAAACGTAGTATCATATTCAAACTTTGCAAGATACAGTTGTCCAATAAGTATCATTATTGAAAACAAGTGACATCTCAAATGGACTCCAAGGTCTAAAAAAAGAATCCAATATGTTATATATCCAAAAACAAGTACATGCAAAAACCACAAAGGAGGACGGATAGTCCGATATTATATCAAGAATACCAGCCACAAAGAATGCTTGAAGAACTGTTCACGCTGCTATGGTAGCAGTAGCAGACCCCCATTAAACcccagcagaagcagcagcagcgccatcGGCTTCATCCGGCCTGCTAAAGATTCCAGCATGGAAGAGCAATGTCCATAGGAGCGTGATCAACTCGCCGCCCCGGGCAATGGCATCCGAGTGTCCTTTCAGATTATCCGATGGCGCGACGTACAGGATCATCTCCGACCAGGAGCCAGCCAGCAACTTCCATGTCTCCTTTACGCCTTCCGCCAACTCCGCTAGTTGCTTTCCGAGCTTGACACCATTCTTGAGCACCTCATGCTTCGAGCCTTCACCCAGCAATTCCACCAGCTTCTGTCATTCGGCTTCCGGCGTCGATGAAGACCCCACCGCAACACGACCGGCTAGGACCCGATCGGCGTCCTTCTTGACGGCCTCGTACAAGTCCTTGCTCCATGCGTCGTCATCAGGGAGCAGCTCAGGCAACCATGTCATCAGGTAGGCACAATACCGTGATAGGTGAGTCAGTGATCTTATGGTCAGAATCAAGATTCGATGGAGAACCTTGCTTGCGACCTGCTTGTTGATACGGGTACCACACCTCGAAGATGCATGTGGCGATGTGCCATACAAGTATGGTATCAGATGTACCTTTGCCGTTGCAGGCCCAGAGGAGGCTTTCGCCAGCTTGGCTCTGGCGCGGAGACGATGTGCCATGGCTTAGGCCTCCATTATTTCTGCTGCTTCTCAGTGCACGGATGATGCAAACCTTCACAGCCTCTGGTACTTTGACctgcttcttcctttcttgaaaGTGAAGGAGACTCATAAGAGGAACAAACGGAGTTGTTCTTGGGCGAAGCACCAGGACAGAGCACTGGCCAATTTTTCCGTCCCAGTGCTTCATCAGTTTGCACCTGCATCTTAACATAATTCCAACCCATTTCCGCATCCAAAAAGAATGCTGCCAAGTTGTACGGTTTACAAAGCGAGACAGAAGAGGGCTACTTTGGTCCAGTTAGAGCACAGGGTAGGAAGCTAAATCCCTCACCTCAGAGATCATGACCAACGCAATAAGCAAACATGCTGCCAACACATCAATGAGCGGaaatccaaaaaaaattgtaacCTTCAGCGCTCCTCAGGTGTGTGTCGCTGCACCAGTACAAACAGTACATCTGACCAATAAAGTAACCATATGTGTCTTTCGTATAAAGAGCCCACTCTAGGATAACTGATACAGTTACCATGCAGTAAGATATGCTTGAGAGTGAGATAGAGATACTTAAGATTGGCAGCCACCTCTTTGAAAAGGAGATTGGGAGGGATGAGTAGTAGTAATCATCAAGGAAAGAAAGTTCGTCTGCGACCAACTGAAATATCCTGACGTTTTCGCCATCCTTGAGGAACAAGCTCCACAAAAAGCTGAGGGTCCCCATTGTGCCAACCTTGGATACCTTATACCTTGCAAATTTAAACAGTGCAAATGACAAGCATATTTCTTTTACTTGTGCCCCTGACGTTAGGAGCACGCTGTCCTCGTATCGCTAGACTCTATCGATGGTCACCAGCAGGCCATTTGTACTGGAAATCGCATACCCGTGCGGCTGCTTCTCGACATGTCTTGCCTCTTCTCCCATGACCAGAAGCGGAGGGGGGCATGGATCCGATGGTTGCTGGCTTGCTTCATGCACCCGTAGCTGCTGCATGTACCCAAAAATAAGACGAGGATTGCGTCCGAATGCAATAGATCGTT harbors:
- the LOC117842939 gene encoding uncharacterized protein — translated: MDPPSPTRICSNAALQEQTRCPSVAVAAFYDAMGRQIWLGNTLLLVSAAITGVMVGIGGYGRRYRHHRFTRFIFLGANTLFLPIISYVVSTLGDNSNDYVHLHKDSTTTLSALCDSVFHPCMIITWAFLVQIAAINTTSVVAIDSREGSKLRPPPELLLRGIWIFYLSVSITKNRFFHGLFRFSPNDNHGPLTLICSKIMFTPFALLCAKIWLKCYSFEKARKSFALGRNPSLVFGYMQQLQQQERSQYGGPVAGEDSVPPPLLVMGEDSRKVEKQPWGHVFSDSWAPPIDSIGLVTLDTVWQLDKMLPTSTPRPKDLCLSFALFKLLRCRFARYDLTNVGSRGLKFYWNLLLKDGEHDRVFRIVADELSFLNDYYYSSLAVSYAKCWLPVLSILISLLSIGYCIVAGYFIVVFGAQVHKQGRSQIYCEFWCNKLQAVSEWRHKRFGSLYFDVVPEFVLLVLVLIAEVREVSSYICSNWTKVALICECVKSATLQHPLGMQKWIVSLLMQCRWKIINHWDEKIGMCSVLVLPPTSRTTLLGLIRRLFHLPDEKRKVKLPAAVKVCIMDVLQSAARSNGFHLGNGKTSLLRSQVGKSFLWACNSKGTSDIILTWHIATSILEVRHPYSSPVSNQHKIAATHLSRYCAYLMTWSPDLLPDEVAWSKGLYEDVKRDAVRVIAGRSMAGRPLTPEAEYQDLVKLLSEGSNHLVLKNGVWLGKQFAELAEGEETAWAILAGFWAEMILYVAPSDNLKGHKKAIARGGELITLLWALLFHAGIVSRPGETGGAATAGFV
- the LOC117842685 gene encoding EPIDERMAL PATTERNING FACTOR-like protein 2 isoform X1, whose product is MVHSLQCCSAHTPLRPLFFSILLLLTSSMEVAHSDARRVPMRLLEIGASKGQEAAGMRGEMTKGRRALIGSRPPRCERVCMSCGHCEAVQVPIVPQDHHHLQKKAAATTNAAISAAMFTYRVDGITNYKPLSWKCRCGGTILDP
- the LOC117842685 gene encoding EPIDERMAL PATTERNING FACTOR-like protein 2 isoform X2; the encoded protein is MLQRSHAPTASLLLHPPPPHLVHGGRVPMRLLEIGASKGQEAAGMRGEMTKGRRALIGSRPPRCERVCMSCGHCEAVQVPIVPQDHHHLQKKAAATTNAAISAAMFTYRVDGITNYKPLSWKCRCGGTILDP